The genomic region TTTTTCACGTAGAGATCACAATTGAGAAGTTTTTTCAAAGTATTAATTTTTTCACAAACTTTTTTATTATTAGCAGAAAGATGATTAGGGCTTTTGTTGGGAGCATAATAAGAAAGGGTCTCTCAGTATTGTTTGTAGCAATAAAGGGAAGTGGTAGTTCAGAAGAACATTTGATGTATTTCAATGATGAAGTTGATGATGAAACTGTGGAAGGGTATTTCACTGTTCTTGCCACAAAGGGCAAAGAAACAAGAAGGTTCAGTGTTGAGTTAGATTGCTTGACTGATCCTGCATTCTTGGGACTTCTTGATCAAGCTGAAGAAGAGTATGGCTTCAGACAGAAAGGAGCTATTTCTGTTCCTTGTAGGCCTCAAGAACTTCAGAAGATTCTAGATGATATGAAAGCATAGACTTCAATCAAGAAGCTAAGCTTCATATATGTGCATCTTGTTAATTAATTAAGATAATCAACTACTAATTAATACTACTACTATAGTTTAACAGTTGGCTAAGGATTATACCAATTACCAACAAGTATTACTTGCTCACTTTAATCTTTAGTCAATTGGTTGTTAAGTTTCTCTTGAAATCAATAAAACTATACTTGTGTATGCATGTGTTATTGCCTCAATAATTTTCTTTCAAT from Arachis ipaensis cultivar K30076 chromosome B02, Araip1.1, whole genome shotgun sequence harbors:
- the LOC107626481 gene encoding auxin-responsive protein SAUR72-like; translation: MIRAFVGSIIRKGLSVLFVAIKGSGSSEEHLMYFNDEVDDETVEGYFTVLATKGKETRRFSVELDCLTDPAFLGLLDQAEEEYGFRQKGAISVPCRPQELQKILDDMKA